The sequence CTTAACATAAGCAAAGTCATTTTCAGTTGAATCCAAAGCCACACAAACATTGTATGAGAAGGGAAAGGGTAAACTTCCATCACTGTACAAGGAGAGCATTCTGGAGTCAATTTGAGGATATAAGTTTGTACTTACTGCTCCAAATGTTGTTTCTAAAGATTTAGATTCTTTACATTTTGATATTATAACAATCATGACAGTGAAAATAAATAACAAGGAAATCAGAGCAAGCGCTATTACTAGATATAAGTGTAAATTTGATTGTGTGTCTTCATTTTCAATTTGGTTAGTGAGTTTTGGAGCCACTTGAATATTATTTGTCAAAAAAACATTTATGGTTACAGTAGCTGAGAGAGATGGTTCTCCATTGTCTTTCACCATCACCACAACCTTTTGCTTCAGTGTGTCCTTTTCTTGAAATGCCCGAGTTGTTCTTATTTCTCCTGTGTGCTCACCAATAATAAAATATGATGGCTCTGACACATGTATGAAATGATAGGAGAGCCAGGAGTTGTGACCGGAGTCTggatccactgctaccacctttgTTATTAAAGATCTTGGTTCAGCCGTGATAGAAACCATTTCATATCCACCTGGCCATCCATTTTCTGTAGATGGATACAAAATGTTTGGGCTATTATCATTCTGATCAACTATGTTAATAACCAATGTCGCATTACTGTCCAGAGGTGGGGATCCATTGTCTTTTGCATTTACTTGTATTTCAAAACTCTTGTTCTGTTCATAATCGAATGACCTTTGGGCATAAAGAACTCCTGTCTCTATGTTCATGGAAAAAAAAGATGACATAGATAGGTTTTCTGTATCTTTGGTTGAAATTGTATAAATAATTTTAGCATTGTATCCTATATCTGGATCTATTGCTTTTATACTAAATATAGAAGCTCCTGGTAAATTGTTCTCGGGAATGTATGCACTATATTTAGATGTGATAAACACTGGCGGATTATCATTTACATCTGCAATCTCCAATCCTATGGTCCTTCTATTGGATAAAGGGGGAGATCCTCTGTCAGTAGCCTCAATTGTGATATTATAATAGGCTTGTTGTTCTCTGTCTAGAGTCATGCTTGTGGATAATGTATAATAATTGTCAGATGACAATTTCAAGTTAAAAGGTACAATTTCAACAATTTCACAGTCAGTTTCTCCGTTGAATCCAGTATCTTGGTCATGCACTTCTATCAAAGCTATCATTGTACCTGGCTTGGCGTCCTCCTGGATCGGAGATAATAAGGAGCTAATTACTATCTGTGGGTCATTGTCATTCATGTCTATAACTTCTATCAATATTTTGCAGTGGGAAATTAAACCACCTCCATCTTTTGCTTGCACAGATAGTTCATAATTCCTTGTCACCTCAAAATCTACATTTCTATTTGTTTTAATATCTCCATTTATAGAGTTAATAATAAACATGCCAGTATGATGTATGTTATCTGAAGTTTTACTAAAGGAATATGTAATCTGAGCATTTATGCCTTCATCCTTATCTGTGGCATTAACATTTACTATAGTAGTGTCCATAGGTATGTCTTCTTGTATACTGACCCTGTAAATCTCTTTGCCAAATATTGGGAAATTATCATTAGCATCAGTAACAATGATGCTTATTGAAGCAGTTCCAGATCTCATAGGGTCCCCTCCATCCATAGCTATTAAAGTTAATATGTGTATATGTTCTGCCTCTCTATCCAAGGGTTTGTCTAACACAAGTTCTGGAAATTTACTGCCATCTGGTCTAACCTTTTCACTTACTATAAAATACTGGTTATCACTTAGTTTATATGTCTGCACTGAATTCATACCAGTATCTGGATCTTCTGCACTTTGCAGAGCAAATCTTGTTCCTGGTAAAGCTGACTCTATAATCTCAACAGAGAAGGTCTCATGGAAAAATGTAGGAGAATTGTCATTAATATCCTGAATTTCTACTTTGATTTTAAATATGTGAAATGGATTTTCAATCACAATATCAAAGGTAATGTAGCAGGAGTATTCTGCCCCACACAATGTCTCTCTGTCTATCCTGTCCTTAATAAATAGACTTCCATTATCAAGactgataaaaaaatatttctctgAAGCTCTGGATACAATTCTTAGTTTTCTAGATGAGAGCTGCTTAATATCAAATCCAAGGTCATCTGTAATATTTGCTATAACAGAGTCTTTCCTCATTTCCTCTGTAATAGAATAGTGAATCTGACCAAAACCTGAATGATGCAGCCAAGAAAATAAGATGAAAATGGTTACTTGCCATTTGAGTCCATGGTTTGTCTGTGAATAAAGAGTCATTTCTTTTAGCTTTTGCAGTATCCAAAATTTGTAAAAGTTTTGTTTCAATAATCAATATAAAATCCTGAATATGTAAGCAACAATGATGATGCTTTGTTGAAGAGGATATCCAGAAAATGGCTGTGCCTGTGTTTGAAGATCTGTGATACATGAAAATCCAAGTGGATCTTGTTTGGTATTCTTCTTCTTATTGGTCAAATAGCGGCGCTCAGAGGTAAAATTGTGGAACTGCATTcctgagaatttattttttttattattaaatttaaatttaaataaatgtatttatGGTCTTATTACAATGTTTTTGCAGCATATATGtccttgttttcatataataacgTATAAATAAGTAAATCTGAATAAATATCTATTTACCAATTATGCCAAATGGGTAATTTTCTATCAATCTCTGTATTAACATTTGTTGCTCATATGGCAGAAATATAAAATTGATACTTTTATTTAGATATTTGtgtttcattttattttacttaTATTATTGTTTGGTTTATTTTGTGATCCATTTTAAAGTAATACCTCACAAAGATCACTGTTTGAAAAGATCATATGCCAACTGTACTTTTATAGTAGATTTGAAAAGATGATATAATGATGACAGTTATATATAGATTATAGTTATATTaatatgtaaaatattaaaaatataagaTGGATAGACAATATCTTaaattataataattaaaaaattaatttttatattaAAATTGTATATGTTAAATTATGAAAATTATTAAATAATGAAATTAATATCATATTTTTACATCACATATCTTAATAtgcatatattttaaaaaaaattggtcttcacattataaaaaaaaatctacttatTGTTTATTTAAAGTTGTTATGTTAAGTAATACTTGATTTTGATCTATCCATTCCATATAATATTCAATGCAGGGATGTGAGCAGCACAGCATAAATAGTAGTGAAGGGATACCAGCAGTAGTGAGAACGATTCAGCctccaaaaatataaaaacaaaaattcCATAGCACTTCCCAATGTGTATAAAGAAGTATATTTCAAATCGCCAGACAGCAACATTTCGGTCCACTCACTGTGACCTTTCTCATTCCATTCCATGATTTTAAATGAATACTGCATTTCTGTTTCATATTTATTTTAGGTAGGTGGACTAAATCAATAATTTATGACTTAGGCTAGCTATGGAGTTATAATATCTCCCAAagagtaaagctggccatacacattaaaaaAACTATAAGCTGAACAATTGTGTATCTGACATCTACTGCATCACTCCCTCCTAattcacacagacacacactttcTCATTTTGTCTAATATTGCATGTGTTTTGAATGGTGTGAGagactccagactcctctgttggtggcccccctgctcctagcggctaattagcatattataaaagtaagatttATGGCGTAACGGTGGTATAGATAAAAGCattaataggctagttaggtttagctgacattagcacatcgctaatgtcagcaagcttaatagggttaaatctggtgacagaatccctttaatcttaATATGAAGACAGTTTTCACATCTAATCTTGTGGTTAGTGTGCCATATAAAGGTTTAACGCATATATAATATGAATTATTAGTTACATTtactattttctttatttttctttatatgagCAGAATGAATGTTATATTTAAGGACActttcatgattttttttaatcacatattaacaacctaactgatatatgaatattctatatatttttattgcatataAAATGGGTGAATGGTTTTCTGGATCTAATTTTTTAAGCCACTCCATGTTAAACCTATTTTCATAATGATGATTACCTTGTAGATAATATCTCCCCTTCATAGCCACATTAAACTGACAACGGGCTACCTTTCTATACAGGAGGCCTGATCATGAGTGCTGAATGGTACAAAAGCACAATATTTTGTAGTTTATTTTTAAATGGCATAGTACTATAattctaattaaaaaaaagttttatatgaATACTGAggttgttttttgtttgtatatttatttttatagtatGAGTTTTGAGGTTATTGCAGTCTTATAATTTATGAATTAAGTCATCATCAAAATGGAATATAAATATCAGTGAGCCTTATCAGAAGAGCACAATCAACATACTAAATAGAAAAAAAGAAGAGCAAATGTGATTTATAGAACAGTTCACGAAAAGGAAATGCAAACAATCTTGATAGAAGATCAGGAAAAATATTGTGAAATACTGCATGCTTTAACATTATATCAATTGTTAATGGAGAATGGTGCATTCAATTCTAAAAGTGTTATATGATTTATTAAGAAGTCTCATTTATCAAAGCTATCTAACTGAAAATTGTGCTTTgtgtaacagcagctgctgtgcGCCGGTGTTCCCTTGCTTACCGATGCGGTCCCAGGCGCCATGGTCAGTggtgcttcccattcactgctgcagtcctgTGCTCTGTCTATATAGGTACTGTTGTTCTTGCATCCGCTTCATAGTTTCCTCTTAGCCCtgaccacagcatgcttgctgcttgtttcctgcagaacTTCCTCAAGGGCTGGCACTCGTCACTTCCTgtactttatgggttaggtcatgttatctcgctgaccaatcctagccctcctacacatatataagtggctcagctcccttcccagatgcctcagtgtcaaggtccttgtgttctGCTAAGGTTCCagatatctgcttgtgttcctgtgttcctgacttatacttgtattcctggactctgctacctgtttgatccctgcctgcttgccttgactctcctgttgctgacccagATTGCCTGAACTATACCTGTACCACCGGTTCTAACCTATTGCCTGTTTGattttgcctctgcctcatccttcagtcctgcactgttgctcctggtaacgactcagcctgctgacaacacCTATACCTCTGgaaccttgctcaggtacctcctggtccacctggaccagctgcctcatgtgccaatcctcctcaagtggCAGCGACCTGGTGTttccctcaggaaagtctatccccaccatcagtgtacggtgaagatcgaggggttcacttagacaacacccttagaggaggtaggaaatGTGGCACAGTGCTGGTTCACAACTGTCACTATTTTGTTTAATATATCTGCCATCATTGTATTTTGAGGAGTAACTGGAATCAACTGTTGACCATCAAAATCTAAGCGGATAAAACATGTTATGTTCCATTAAGCTCAACCAATAGCTGTAAGAAGTACAGAAAAATAACTGTATAACAactaatgctactttcacactcacattttgggcggatccgttatggatctgcaaaaacggaaccgttacaataatacaaccgcagacagctttttggtgtctgcctccagagcggaatggagactgaacagaggcaaaccaatgcattctgagcggatccttttccattcataatgcattaggacaaaactgatctattttggaccgtttgtgacagccctgaacggatctcacaaacagaaagccaaaacgggagtgtgaaagtagcctaacaatgtTAGTATCTAAAGGTTTAGGAATGTAAAGCACACAGTGGGATTCCTCAGTAGATTGTAAGGAGATTATTTCTAAACACATCATTCATTAACAAATTATAGTTTGCTGTATCAAAACTGTATCAAAATAGAAAAAAGGGATTTTGTTAGCAATTACAATTCAAATTTAATTTCCTaacttgcactaaaaatataaaacGGGTACTCTGGTTATCAATATTATAGTCATAAAAAATGCACAAATAATAAATTGGATTACTAATAAAGCACAAATATTTCAAATAGTAGAGATTAGATGGGGTGCCcgttcatagattttttattaatttttttataattttgctGGCTATGATGCTGAAAAAAATTCAGTTTCTCTGAGACTTTATATATAGAGATGACCAATTTCTtacaaattcgatttggctgaatTACTTTTTCACTAAGTGCATTTTTTAGTAAGTAGCGGGTACAATGACGGagttgcgatagcgccgcccccatcattcagatgccgcgttcatacataatTGTGAaccgtaaaattaacaataaacatcttgcttgaagatcttggccgaaatcccgtgcaacACGGGATTATGTCATCATGCCAGCTGGCGTGGTGGTGTATGACACAATCACACCGACCggtgtgatgatgtaatcttgcgccgcatgagattttggccgagatcttcaagcaagatggaggctggtggcccgtcgcgagaaaatggaggaggtaagttagaattttttagttttttatactatttaaggttaaatcgattcgctgacacgaagcacaaggaaattcggcttctaggcgaatagaATTTATCCTGAATTCCATTTCATGAGATTTGTTTTgctcatctatatatatatacagtacagaccaaaagtttggacacaccttctcattcaaagagttttctttattttcatgactatgaaggcatcaaaactatgaattaacacatgtggaattatatacataacaaacaagtgtgaaacaactgaaaatatgtcatattctaggttcttcaaagtagccaccttttgctttgattactgctttgcacactcttggcattctcttgatgagcttcaagaggtagtcccctgaaatggtcttccaacagtcttgaaggagttcccagagatgcttagcacttgttggcccttttgccttcactctgcggtctagctcaccccaaaccatctcgattgggttctagtccggtgactgtggaggccaggtcatctggcgcagcaccccatcactctccttcatggtcaaatagcccttactttcaaagttttcccaatttttcggctgactgactgaccttcatttcttaaagtaatgatggccactcgtttttctttgcttagctgctttttcttgccataatacaaattctaacagtctattcagtaggactatcagctgtgtatccacctgacttctcctcaacgcaactgatggtcccaaccccatttataaggcaagaaatcccacttattaaacctgacagggaacacctgtgaagtgaaaaccatttcaggggactacctcttgaagctcatcaagagaatgccaagagtgtgcaaagcagtaatcaaagcaaaaggtggctactt is a genomic window of Bufo bufo chromosome 1, aBufBuf1.1, whole genome shotgun sequence containing:
- the LOC121008779 gene encoding protocadherin gamma-B5-like: MVKKQKIKMVPAQPITNHGLKWQVTIFILFSWLHHSGFGQIHYSITEEMRKDSVIANITDDLGFDIKQLSSRKLRIVSRASEKYFFISLDNGSLFIKDRIDRETLCGAEYSCYITFDIVIENPFHIFKIKVEIQDINDNSPTFFHETFSVEIIESALPGTRFALQSAEDPDTGMNSVQTYKLSDNQYFIVSEKVRPDGSKFPELVLDKPLDREAEHIHILTLIAMDGGDPMRSGTASISIIVTDANDNFPIFGKEIYRVSIQEDIPMDTTIVNVNATDKDEGINAQITYSFSKTSDNIHHTGMFIINSINGDIKTNRNVDFEVTRNYELSVQAKDGGGLISHCKILIEVIDMNDNDPQIVISSLLSPIQEDAKPGTMIALIEVHDQDTGFNGETDCEIVEIVPFNLKLSSDNYYTLSTSMTLDREQQAYYNITIEATDRGSPPLSNRRTIGLEIADVNDNPPVFITSKYSAYIPENNLPGASIFSIKAIDPDIGYNAKIIYTISTKDTENLSMSSFFSMNIETGVLYAQRSFDYEQNKSFEIQVNAKDNGSPPLDSNATLVINIVDQNDNSPNILYPSTENGWPGGYEMVSITAEPRSLITKVVAVDPDSGHNSWLSYHFIHVSEPSYFIIGEHTGEIRTTRAFQEKDTLKQKVVVMVKDNGEPSLSATVTINVFLTNNIQVAPKLTNQIENEDTQSNLHLYLVIALALISLLFIFTVMIVIISKCKESKSLETTFGAVSTNLYPQIDSRMLSLYSDGSLPFPFSYNVCVALDSTENDFAYVKPQQNVLVDNLLDADDSGLGDESLKEASPTSEQRSRKVAFCAKMDSWWLGQEKPLERESQNIHKLTLTTLNGGNSIRSDMALIKIIVTDANDNSYIYPTVIKNFELVKNYELSLQAKDGGGLVAHCKVLLEVTDINDNPPEISITSLSTPIPEDAAPCAVVAVIEVHDQDSGANGEVDCKLMEELSFNLILSDDHNNLPGASIYTVEDSDPDTGDNAKIIYSISTINKEDPQFSSYISINIETGVIYAQRTFDYEQLKEFEIQEKDILKHKVVVMVKDNVEPTFSATVTLSLIGTDNFQQLFQNVRSLNLQQPLDLSVQICIPVDPRVLSMYSDGTLPLPYSYNLCVALDPSESDVIAQSDQNVCVHELIDADDCGIGVESLK